The following are from one region of the Mesorhizobium sp. B4-1-4 genome:
- a CDS encoding DUF378 domain-containing protein, which produces MRVMNLVTLALIILGGLNWLVMGLTGHDVIGMVFGGATLARLAYVIIGLAAIWQLMPGFQSFTVGEVDAERHLHHP; this is translated from the coding sequence ATGCGTGTCATGAACCTCGTCACTCTCGCCCTCATCATCCTTGGCGGTCTCAACTGGCTGGTCATGGGTTTGACGGGCCATGACGTGATCGGCATGGTTTTCGGGGGAGCTACCCTGGCTCGCCTGGCCTATGTAATCATCGGCCTTGCCGCCATATGGCAGTTGATGCCGGGATTCCAGAGCTTCACGGTTGGAGAAGTCGATGCCGAAAGGCATCTCCATCATCCGTGA
- a CDS encoding sensor histidine kinase, producing the protein MAMSEIVAAVTGIVDDERQDATADARLAAIVDSSFDAIISKDLNSIITSWNSAAERMFGYSAEEAIGQSILMLIPDHLKGEETEIISRVRSGGQVASYETTRRRKDGVLIAVSLTVSPIKNAHGEIVGASKIARDISAAKESERRIRLLMREVNHRVKNQFAVILSMVRETSKRSSDPREFEELIRARIMALSRSHDLLVTSEWAGASLFDLIQEHLKPFGREEQITLSGPVLTLQSNAVQNLGMAFHELGTNSSKYGALGTEEGRVEITWTIGPGDQGSRASGEREFQLLWEETSKPRPGTRRDETARKGFGTVVLKRVAPQSLGGSAVLERLPGHLSWRLNAPLTSIIVPQVGSEADNDAAAGFGP; encoded by the coding sequence ATGGCAATGAGCGAAATCGTGGCGGCGGTAACCGGCATTGTGGACGATGAGAGGCAGGACGCGACCGCCGATGCGCGTCTCGCGGCCATTGTCGATTCCTCCTTCGACGCCATCATCAGCAAGGATCTCAACAGCATCATCACCAGCTGGAACTCGGCGGCCGAGCGCATGTTCGGCTACAGCGCCGAGGAAGCGATCGGCCAATCGATCCTCATGCTTATCCCCGATCACCTCAAGGGCGAGGAAACCGAGATCATCAGCCGGGTTCGCAGTGGCGGACAGGTGGCAAGCTATGAGACGACCCGGCGGCGCAAGGATGGCGTGCTCATCGCCGTCTCGCTGACCGTGTCGCCGATCAAGAACGCGCATGGCGAGATCGTCGGCGCCTCGAAGATCGCGCGCGACATTTCCGCCGCCAAGGAGAGCGAGCGCCGGATCAGGCTGCTGATGCGCGAGGTCAACCATCGCGTCAAGAACCAGTTCGCCGTCATCCTGTCGATGGTGAGGGAGACGAGCAAGCGTTCGAGCGATCCGCGTGAGTTCGAGGAACTGATCCGTGCCCGCATCATGGCGCTGTCGCGCTCACATGACCTGCTTGTGACCTCGGAATGGGCGGGCGCCAGCCTCTTCGACTTGATCCAGGAACATTTGAAGCCTTTCGGCCGCGAGGAACAGATAACGCTCTCCGGCCCGGTTCTGACGCTGCAGTCGAACGCGGTGCAGAATCTCGGCATGGCTTTCCATGAGCTTGGCACGAATTCGTCCAAATACGGCGCGCTGGGCACCGAAGAGGGCCGGGTCGAGATCACCTGGACGATCGGCCCGGGTGACCAGGGTTCGCGTGCTTCAGGCGAACGGGAATTCCAGCTATTGTGGGAGGAGACATCCAAGCCCCGCCCAGGAACCAGGCGCGACGAGACCGCGCGCAAGGGTTTCGGCACGGTCGTGCTGAAGCGGGTAGCGCCGCAGTCACTCGGCGGCTCCGCCGTCCTGGAGCGATTGCCCGGTCATCTCAGTTGGCGTCTCAACGCGCCGCTGACCTCGATTATCGTGCCGCAAGTCGGCTCCGAGGCCGACAACGACGCCGCGGCGGGCTTCGGCCCCTGA
- a CDS encoding D-alanine--D-alanine ligase family protein, whose product MKDKIRVAILYGGRSAEHDVSRLSAANVLKAIDRTRYEVVPIGISREGKWLLQPSSDAIGDGAGAPLSEDGLEVALLPGGKGRLVAAPQDGAQPELPPVEVVFPVLHGPFGEDGSVQGYAEIADVAYVGCGILASAAAMDKDVAKRLMREAGLAVARSVTVHRNDVGSFQEIAGMLGLPFFAKPARQGSSFGVSKVNDRDGFDEAVETAFRYDGKVLVEEFVEGREIECSVLERADGSLTVSLPGEIIPAGKHGFYTYEAKYLDADGAVVKVPADVPAAIADGARDRATRAFRALGCEAMARVDFFLRADGSLLVNEVNTLPGFTDISMYAKALAATGIGYSQIIDVLIEHALARYATR is encoded by the coding sequence ATGAAGGACAAGATCAGGGTTGCCATCCTCTATGGCGGACGCTCGGCCGAGCATGACGTCTCGCGCCTGTCGGCGGCCAATGTGCTGAAGGCGATCGACCGGACGCGCTACGAAGTGGTCCCGATCGGCATTTCCAGGGAGGGCAAATGGCTGCTGCAACCGTCGTCCGATGCCATCGGCGACGGGGCAGGGGCTCCGCTGTCGGAGGATGGCCTCGAGGTCGCGCTGCTGCCCGGCGGCAAGGGCAGGCTGGTGGCCGCGCCGCAGGATGGAGCGCAGCCTGAACTGCCGCCGGTCGAAGTTGTCTTTCCTGTGCTGCACGGTCCGTTCGGCGAGGATGGCTCGGTGCAGGGCTACGCCGAAATTGCCGATGTCGCCTATGTCGGCTGCGGCATCCTCGCCTCGGCCGCCGCCATGGACAAGGATGTCGCCAAGCGGCTGATGCGCGAGGCGGGGCTTGCGGTTGCCCGCTCCGTCACCGTGCATCGAAACGATGTCGGTTCGTTCCAGGAGATCGCCGGGATGCTTGGACTGCCGTTCTTCGCCAAGCCGGCGCGCCAGGGCTCGTCCTTCGGGGTGAGCAAGGTGAATGACAGGGACGGTTTCGACGAGGCCGTCGAAACGGCTTTCCGCTACGACGGCAAGGTGCTGGTCGAGGAGTTCGTCGAAGGGCGCGAGATCGAGTGTTCGGTGCTGGAGCGGGCCGACGGCTCGCTCACGGTGTCGCTGCCCGGCGAGATCATCCCGGCCGGCAAACATGGCTTCTACACCTATGAGGCGAAATATCTCGACGCCGACGGCGCGGTGGTCAAGGTGCCCGCCGATGTGCCGGCCGCGATTGCCGACGGGGCGAGGGACAGGGCCACGCGGGCTTTCCGGGCGCTCGGCTGCGAGGCCATGGCACGCGTCGATTTCTTCCTGCGCGCCGACGGTTCGCTGCTGGTCAACGAGGTCAACACGCTTCCCGGCTTCACCGACATTTCGATGTACGCCAAGGCGCTGGCGGCAACGGGCATCGGCTACAGCCAGATCATCGACGTGCTGATCGAGCACGCGCTGGCCAGGTATGCGACGCGCTGA